TACGCTGTGCTTCGCCACCCGACAACGTTGTAGCTGGCTGGCCAAGCTTGATATAGCCTAAGCCAACATCATTAAGCGTGCCAAGCCTCTTTGCAATTGTGGGTATGTTTGCAAAGAACTCGGCCGCCTCCTCGACAGTCATAGCAAGTACATCAGCGATTGTCTTATCTTTGTAGGTAATCTCGAGCGCCTCGCGATTGTATCGCTTCCCATGGCAGGTCTCACACGTCACATACACATCTGGCAGGAAGTGCATTTCGATTTTGATAATACCGTCGCCTTTGCAGGTCTCGCAGCGACCACCCTTCACATTAAAGCTAAAGCGACCGGCAGAATATCCCCGAATCTTGGCTTCTTGAGTTTGCGCAAACAGATCACGTATGTCAGTGAAGGCACCCGTGTAGGTGGCTGGGTTGGAGCGTGGCGTACGCCCAATCGGACTCTGATCGATGTCGATTACTTTGTCGAGGTGCTCAACCCCATCGATCCGCTCGTGTTTTCCAGCTGGTTCTTGCGAACGATGGTATTCTTGACTGAGCTTGCGTGCCAAGATGTCATTGATGAGCGAGCTCTTGCCCGAACCAGACACACCGCTAATCACCGTCAGCATACCAAGTGGAATTGAGACGGTGATATCTTTGAGATTGTGTTCTTTTGCACCAACGATCGTCAGTGTCTTACCATTACCCTTGCGCCGCTTGGTTGGAACCGGGATGGATTTGGCTCCTGAGAGATACTGCCCGGTGATTGAGTCCTTATTCTTCATCACTTCCTGCGGCGTGCCTACCGCGACAACTTCTCCGCCGTGCTCGCCAGCAGCTGGGCCGATATCCACCACGCAATCAGACGCGAGAATCGTGTCTTCATCATGCTCTACTACTATCACGGTGTTGCCGAGACTCTTCAAGCGCTTGAGTGTGTCGATCAAGCGATCATTATCACGCTGATGTAAGCCAATCGAAGGTTCATCAAGGATATACAGCACACCCATCAATGAGCTCCCTATCTGTGTAGCCAAGCGAATACGCTGTGCTTCACCTCCCGCCAAGGTATTTGCCGCTCGATCAAGCGTGAGATAATTTAGACCGACATCATTTAAGAATGTCAGTCGCTCGCGGACTTCCTTAAGAATCTGCTTGGCTATCTTCAGCTCGTTTTCATTCAGTGCCAACTCTGTAAAATACGCTAGTGCTGCATCAACGCTCATCTCAGTCACATCGGCGATAGACTTATTATCGATCGTGATCGCCAACACTTCAGGCTTGAGGCGCCGACCATGACACGAAGGACATACCTGATGCGTCATATAACGCTCGATTTCGCCTTTCACAAAATCACTATCACTCTCGCGGTAGCGGCGCTCGAGATTTGGGATGATGCCTTCGAATGTCGTACGATATTGACGACCAGCTGGGCCAGGCACCATGATAGTTTCGTCACCCGCACCATAGAAAAGAATCTTCAGCGCAGCTTCACTAAGCTCT
The bacterium DNA segment above includes these coding regions:
- the uvrA gene encoding excinuclease ABC subunit UvrA, whose protein sequence is MNDKLIIRGAREHNLKNIDLEIPRNKLVVITGLSGSGKSSLAFDTIYAEGQRRYVESLSAYARQFLGLMEKPDVDQIEGLSPAISIDQKSTSRNPRSTVATVTEIYDYLRLLFARIGIPHDPETGEVLTRQTSAQIVEAIEQYPAGTRVVIYAPVVKDKKGEHRHVIAELVKAGYLKARVDGADIELDEVGGLEKQKKHTIEVVVDRLAVEKEEHQRLAEAVEQALKLGEGVIIVQDFATKQERVYSEHYTTTNSGFSLAEIEPRLFSFNAPHGACPNCTGLGALLVVDPDLVMPNRRLSVSEGAIRPWSRTTSRMTWYGKLLGAVAEAHKFSLDVPVQELSEAALKILFYGAGDETIMVPGPAGRQYRTTFEGIIPNLERRYRESDSDFVKGEIERYMTHQVCPSCHGRRLKPEVLAITIDNKSIADVTEMSVDAALAYFTELALNENELKIAKQILKEVRERLTFLNDVGLNYLTLDRAANTLAGGEAQRIRLATQIGSSLMGVLYILDEPSIGLHQRDNDRLIDTLKRLKSLGNTVIVVEHDEDTILASDCVVDIGPAAGEHGGEVVAVGTPQEVMKNKDSITGQYLSGAKSIPVPTKRRKGNGKTLTIVGAKEHNLKDITVSIPLGMLTVISGVSGSGKSSLINDILARKLSQEYHRSQEPAGKHERIDGVEHLDKVIDIDQSPIGRTPRSNPATYTGAFTDIRDLFAQTQEAKIRGYSAGRFSFNVKGGRCETCKGDGIIKIEMHFLPDVYVTCETCHGKRYNREALEITYKDKTIADVLAMTVEEAAEFFANIPTIAKRLGTLNDVGLGYIKLGQPATTLSGGEAQRIKLASELSRRATGKTMYILDEPTTGLHIEDVRRLLEVIHQLVEMGNSVLIIEHNLDIIKSADWLIDLGPEGGAGGGTIVGEGTPEQVALIETSYTGKYLQRLLKKV